Part of the Caulifigura coniformis genome, AGCGTCCCGGAATCGGGATACATGGCCTCATCGAAAATCGACCGCCCCACTCGCTCGTGGTCTGAAAGACCAAGTTTCTCCCGCAGACGGTCGGCTGCTTCCGGGTCGTGAGGAGGCAGCGACGAGAAATACGCCGGTACGTCGGTTGCAAAGACCGCGAAGCACTTCCAGCCCATGAGGTAACCTCGGAATGATTTTCGCACTCGTCGATGGATAACGCGTCCAGACGTCAGCGATCCGCTACATCCGGATTCCGATTTTGGCGAGATTGTTCCGCGCCTGTTCGGCCGGCGTGGTGTCGGGATAGGCCTCGACGAGTTCGCGGAGCACTTTGACCGCGCCGTCGCGGTCCCCCGCCTTCGCGCGGCGGCGGGCGTCGTCCAGCAGGCGCCGCGCCGTCTGCTCGGCCTCCACCGGCGAGGTCCGCGGGGCTGCCTCCGCCACCGGCGGCTGCCAGCCGACATCGGGTTCCTCCTCGACGGCGTCGTCGTCTTCCCCGACATCGTCCGCTGCAAAACCGGGCGTCGAGTTTTCGTGGGAGATCGGCGCGGGGACGCCCGATCCCCCGGCTTCGGCCAGCATCCGGATTGTCCGCTGGATGTTGACGAGGTCCGCAAACCCGAACAGTCGGTTCTTGATCCGGCCCGATTCGAGAACGACGGCAATCGGAAGACCGCTTTGCGAGAAGATGGCGATCAGCAGCCGGCGCTTGAGGAAGTAGGTGACGATCAGCGCCACGCCGAGTACGCAGATCAGCAGCCCGATGATCTGC contains:
- a CDS encoding tetratricopeptide repeat protein, giving the protein MLIPPLQNVQTPQRYSLVPRPTPPAPPLVDLLGRRKGLVPFLLGLVGLKSTARLLVTHEEVNCETTTFTGSSVELIPIARVADIHVAEYRPLPKAVLGAFFLFFGASNYFAADLAPLQIIGLLICVLGVALIVTYFLKRRLLIAIFSQSGLPIAVVLESGRIKNRLFGFADLVNIQRTIRMLAEAGGSGVPAPISHENSTPGFAADDVGEDDDAVEEEPDVGWQPPVAEAAPRTSPVEAEQTARRLLDDARRRAKAGDRDGAVKVLRELVEAYPDTTPAEQARNNLAKIGIRM